A single window of Lacerta agilis isolate rLacAgi1 chromosome 12, rLacAgi1.pri, whole genome shotgun sequence DNA harbors:
- the LOC117056201 gene encoding ragulator complex protein LAMTOR4-like isoform X1, whose product MAATAALTQGLERVPDQTGYLVICDGAVLASSGDLENDERTAGVISELVNTACAFRLPRCPEVPFRRISVVFGEHSFLVTISGQKLFVVKRQNSVREPVIV is encoded by the exons ATG gcggcGACGGCGGCGCTGACTCAGGGGCTGGAGCGGGTCCCCGACCAGACCGGCTACCTGGTCATCTGCGACGGGGCGGTGCTGGCG tCTTCGGGTGACCTGGAGAACGACGAGCGGACAGCCGGGGTGATCTCGGAGCTGGTGAACACGGCCTGCGCTTTCCGCCTGCCCCGCTGCCCCGAGGTGCCCTTCCGGCGTATCTCTG TGGTGTTTGGGGAGCACTCCTTCCTTGTGACCATCTCTGGCCAGAAGCTGTTTGTGGTGAAGAGGCAGAACAGTGTCCGGGAGCCTGTGATCGTCTGA
- the LOC117056201 gene encoding ragulator complex protein LAMTOR4-like isoform X2 — MPTDKGLLFLFSLPCQSSGDLENDERTAGVISELVNTACAFRLPRCPEVPFRRISVVFGEHSFLVTISGQKLFVVKRQNSVREPVIV, encoded by the exons at gccTACTGACAAAGGactcctcttccttttctccctgccctgccagtCTTCGGGTGACCTGGAGAACGACGAGCGGACAGCCGGGGTGATCTCGGAGCTGGTGAACACGGCCTGCGCTTTCCGCCTGCCCCGCTGCCCCGAGGTGCCCTTCCGGCGTATCTCTG TGGTGTTTGGGGAGCACTCCTTCCTTGTGACCATCTCTGGCCAGAAGCTGTTTGTGGTGAAGAGGCAGAACAGTGTCCGGGAGCCTGTGATCGTCTGA